The following coding sequences are from one bacterium SCSIO 12741 window:
- a CDS encoding c-type cytochrome — translation MMSLLVSLNQSCKKKEEPVEECCETSDNRVFNPTYFNLQKPPYFPDFPQTYKLSEEGVALGRKLFYEKRLSGDGTQSCASCHSQEFAFTDNGRQFSKGIDGKEGDMNAMSLFNLGYSIGFFWNGRSATLQDQAIEPVINPIEMHNTWEKAINTIKGDKEYIDMFYAAFGTDNWDSTHAAEAISQFELTLLSYGSEYDEAVAKINGDPNIDPPLPPSPYRGLRIFNSEPTPTGGGGDCFHCHNSDNMLFTNNSYMNNGLDSDPEDGLMEVSGRASDKGKFKVPTLRNVEFTGPYMHDGRFETLEEVIDFYNTDVKDSPTLDKIMKDHGIAGGLNLTNQEKADLVAFLKTLSDPSFKTNPAFSDPN, via the coding sequence ATGATGTCCCTGCTTGTCTCCTTAAATCAATCTTGTAAAAAGAAAGAGGAGCCGGTGGAGGAGTGTTGTGAAACTTCTGATAATCGAGTTTTCAATCCGACTTACTTTAACTTGCAAAAGCCTCCCTATTTCCCAGACTTTCCACAGACCTACAAATTGTCTGAAGAGGGAGTAGCACTTGGGCGTAAACTGTTTTACGAAAAACGCCTCTCGGGCGATGGTACACAATCTTGTGCCAGCTGTCATTCCCAGGAGTTTGCCTTTACAGATAATGGTCGACAGTTTTCTAAAGGAATTGATGGCAAGGAAGGGGACATGAATGCGATGTCGCTTTTTAATCTTGGGTACAGCATCGGTTTTTTCTGGAATGGACGATCGGCTACTTTGCAGGATCAAGCTATTGAGCCGGTGATCAATCCGATCGAAATGCACAATACTTGGGAGAAGGCCATCAACACCATCAAGGGTGACAAGGAATATATCGATATGTTCTATGCCGCTTTTGGTACAGACAATTGGGATTCCACCCATGCGGCTGAGGCTATTAGCCAGTTTGAGTTGACACTGCTTTCCTATGGAAGTGAGTATGATGAGGCCGTGGCCAAGATTAATGGAGATCCTAACATTGATCCTCCATTGCCACCATCTCCATACCGAGGCTTGAGGATTTTTAATAGTGAACCTACACCTACCGGTGGAGGAGGAGACTGTTTTCACTGCCACAACAGCGACAACATGTTGTTTACCAATAATTCGTACATGAACAATGGATTGGATAGTGATCCCGAAGACGGATTGATGGAGGTAAGTGGCCGTGCATCCGATAAAGGAAAGTTCAAGGTTCCAACTCTGCGTAATGTTGAATTCACTGGACCTTACATGCACGACGGTCGTTTTGAAACCTTGGAAGAGGTTATCGATTTTTACAACACCGATGTAAAAGATTCTCCTACCTTAGACAAAATCATGAAGGATCATGGTATAGCAGGTGGACTCAACCTGACCAACCAGGAGAAGGCAGATTTGGTGGCCTTTTTGAAGACCCTGTCTGATCCATCCTTTAAGACCAATCCTGCTTTTTCGGATCCCAATTAA
- a CDS encoding PKD domain-containing protein, producing the protein MPVPLHIKLIKSGILFGLLTLLTFQLSAQCPQIIDGNGAASNAPIWAHCNGTGYTLFIQTNQATGAYTIDWGDGNTSAGASLVPPATISHTYPATLRNYNVVFTETGTGCVVNGLLVLERPVNASITRPAGSGGVSTICAPGSLDFINTSTDVSENTVFRWDFGDGSPIVTKNYTDSGQTNSHTYLRNTVNCNTVVTLEAENYCTPTPSFASVGPINIYDLDDAAITVSDAFLCYPDTIVDFLNTSNLNCRPQGNTIQRYEYWNFGNHWGGGGDSIVGWIPFANPPSQTYQLRFPGKGSYTVTMIDSNMCGQDTTNVTITIGDPPVAAFTVDNDTICAGERIRFFNNTTGGANISYWNFGDGVWRQRNMNNQNRRFYTPGDYTVYLAVENSGGTVSCVDTVSYDIHVLPGPTADFSLNPVSACDSLTVTITENSTAAAAWAWDFDDGTTSNANNPPPHKYDSVATYNISLTVTHANGCTDNTQNSVTVYGSPVVAFTPHNVCEGVLATFTDQSTSPPGDPLVSWNWNFGDGQTSTAQNPSHRYDTAKSYTLVLTVATANCTTTDSFPLVVEPKPTAGFTMSDTANCSPFPVVFSNTSVLSTTYLWDFGDGDTSTLTSPTHVFTNSTGNNQKFEITLIASTTFGCKDTIADSVEVFHVPNSSFTSNAVPKCGPNLVNFTNTSTGGTSYKWLFGDGDTSIATNPSHLYQNKTLFIEIYTARLVVYQSNGCTDTSSQSIVVYPEPIFPFQINPDSGCSPLSVSFPALTGAVAYKWYFGDGDSSVGPSPSHTYINNTTNNVSYTVMLIATSSFGCSDTNYGDVLVHPNPAAIFTVQDSAGCQPHSETFTNSSTGAINYYWKFGNGDTSDTSAAVFNYTYTHDESSVQHYTVQLSVETQDGCFDTAYRTVSIYPKVIAGYEMDDSVGCSPFTVAFQDTSTGGHTYQWDFGDQSSGSTSSSPSHTFTNSALVDSQYIARLVVTSVYGCVDSIQDTVLVHPLPRAEFARSDTQGCHPLPITFTNNSLIADTNFWYFGDGTTLFTNQSTVSHTYTNSGSASVLRTVELKVETQYGCRDSIDYTVDVYPEIIAGTSLSDTVGCTDLTVNFSDQSTGAQFFTYDFGDGTSSNTANSSHTYVNPVLHDTTFTVKYNVRSTYGCEDSLTRTVLVHPRPVASFNQSVSSGCHPLPVSFTNTSQIADTNFWYFGDGDSLFTNQSNIQHTYTNTGSASIMRTVELKVETVHGCRDSFQFLVDVYPEIIAGLGISDTMGCTDLTVNFTDSSKGAQFFTYFYGDGNSAPTANSSHTYQNTSFNDTTYAMKFRVESTYGCKDSVEQDIHVFPKPIASFTPSTIRGCQPLDVTFNNASVLNHFNTWYFGDGDTSQSSGNPIHSYTHASTLPVTYDAKLVVETLRGCKDSNSTTIEVFPNIQAGFALSDTAGCSDLAVQFTNQSFGENQYFWTFGDGQSDRLSDPNHLFSNTDTLNQTFQVQLKVVSAYGCSDSITKTVTVYPQPKASFSATPVVQKFPNSTISLVNTSSLGPWTYQWNFGDTSVGSTLRDPADYTYPTWGDFDIQLIVANANCQDTAVQTITIQPPRAVVEFIGSGEGCRPLTVSFVNKTIYGKEFIWNFGDGGTSSLENPAPYTYYNAGKYAISLTVVGHDGVPVTVIKRDSAVVYENATAFFDYRPREVSVPAQPVIFYNLSQFSENWLWDMGDGTTYTERNPTHYYQEGGLYTVRLISDNEFGCPDTMEIENAVTARSVGSIEFPTAFTPDEGGRNGGIYDPLTLDNTIFFPITRE; encoded by the coding sequence TTGCCAGTCCCTCTCCACATAAAATTGATTAAGTCAGGCATTCTTTTTGGGCTCTTAACTCTTCTCACATTTCAACTATCAGCCCAGTGCCCGCAAATCATAGATGGAAACGGAGCGGCGAGCAATGCCCCGATTTGGGCCCATTGTAATGGAACGGGATACACCCTTTTTATTCAAACCAATCAAGCCACCGGAGCATACACCATTGATTGGGGGGATGGGAATACTTCCGCAGGAGCCAGTTTGGTGCCGCCAGCAACGATTTCTCATACCTATCCCGCTACACTCAGAAACTACAACGTAGTTTTTACCGAAACCGGAACGGGTTGTGTAGTCAATGGCTTGCTCGTATTGGAAAGGCCAGTAAATGCGTCCATTACCCGACCTGCAGGATCGGGAGGAGTATCGACCATCTGTGCGCCGGGATCACTTGATTTTATCAATACCAGTACCGATGTATCTGAGAACACTGTTTTTCGTTGGGATTTCGGAGATGGTAGTCCAATCGTGACTAAAAACTACACAGACTCAGGACAAACGAACAGCCATACCTACTTGCGAAATACGGTAAATTGCAATACCGTAGTTACACTGGAAGCCGAGAATTACTGTACGCCTACGCCTTCGTTCGCATCCGTGGGCCCCATTAATATTTATGACCTTGATGATGCTGCCATCACCGTATCCGATGCTTTTTTGTGTTACCCTGATACCATCGTAGATTTTCTGAATACTTCCAACCTTAATTGCCGACCTCAAGGGAATACTATTCAGCGCTATGAGTATTGGAATTTTGGTAACCACTGGGGTGGAGGAGGAGATTCTATTGTAGGTTGGATTCCTTTTGCCAATCCTCCTTCACAAACCTATCAGCTCAGATTTCCCGGAAAAGGGAGTTACACCGTTACGATGATCGACAGTAATATGTGTGGTCAGGATACGACTAACGTAACCATTACCATTGGTGACCCACCTGTGGCTGCATTTACGGTGGATAACGATACCATTTGTGCGGGAGAAAGAATTCGCTTTTTCAACAATACCACTGGCGGTGCAAACATTTCCTATTGGAACTTTGGAGATGGCGTTTGGAGGCAACGAAACATGAACAACCAAAACCGCCGGTTTTACACCCCGGGGGATTACACCGTTTACTTGGCTGTAGAAAACAGTGGCGGTACAGTGAGTTGTGTGGATACCGTTAGTTATGACATTCACGTTTTGCCTGGACCAACGGCAGATTTCTCATTAAATCCGGTTTCGGCCTGTGATTCGCTCACCGTTACCATTACCGAAAACTCCACAGCTGCGGCTGCCTGGGCCTGGGATTTTGATGATGGTACGACCAGTAACGCCAATAATCCACCTCCTCATAAATACGATTCCGTTGCCACCTACAACATTTCGCTTACCGTAACCCATGCCAACGGTTGTACAGACAATACCCAGAACTCAGTTACCGTATATGGTTCTCCAGTAGTTGCTTTTACACCACACAATGTATGTGAGGGAGTATTGGCCACTTTTACCGATCAATCTACTTCTCCTCCAGGTGACCCTTTGGTGAGTTGGAACTGGAACTTTGGAGATGGACAAACGAGCACAGCCCAAAATCCGAGTCATCGATACGATACGGCCAAATCCTACACTTTGGTGCTCACTGTAGCCACAGCCAATTGTACCACAACCGATTCCTTTCCCTTAGTAGTAGAGCCGAAGCCAACCGCTGGTTTTACCATGAGTGATACCGCCAATTGTTCTCCCTTTCCAGTTGTGTTTTCCAATACATCGGTACTTTCAACTACCTACCTCTGGGATTTTGGAGATGGTGATACGAGTACGTTGACGTCGCCCACTCATGTATTTACCAATTCAACCGGAAACAACCAGAAATTCGAAATCACCTTGATCGCCAGTACCACCTTTGGCTGTAAGGATACCATAGCAGATTCTGTGGAAGTTTTCCATGTTCCCAATTCTTCGTTTACCTCCAATGCGGTACCGAAGTGTGGGCCCAATCTGGTCAACTTTACCAATACCAGCACCGGTGGAACAAGCTACAAATGGCTCTTTGGAGACGGTGATACTTCCATTGCGACCAATCCCTCTCATTTGTATCAAAACAAGACCCTGTTTATAGAAATCTATACGGCCAGGTTGGTGGTTTACCAGAGTAACGGATGTACAGATACCAGTTCGCAAAGTATTGTGGTTTATCCGGAACCAATATTCCCTTTTCAGATCAATCCGGATAGTGGATGTAGCCCGCTTTCAGTATCGTTTCCAGCCTTGACTGGAGCAGTGGCCTACAAGTGGTATTTTGGGGATGGTGATTCTTCTGTTGGTCCTTCTCCTTCGCACACGTACATCAACAATACCACCAATAATGTGAGCTACACCGTCATGCTGATAGCCACTTCGAGTTTTGGATGTAGTGATACCAATTATGGAGATGTGCTGGTTCATCCCAATCCTGCTGCGATATTCACCGTTCAGGATTCGGCCGGATGCCAACCACATTCAGAAACCTTTACCAATTCATCTACCGGAGCCATTAACTACTATTGGAAATTTGGGAATGGGGATACCAGCGATACGTCAGCCGCGGTGTTTAACTACACCTATACCCATGATGAATCCAGTGTTCAACACTACACGGTTCAGCTGTCCGTAGAAACCCAGGATGGTTGTTTTGACACTGCTTATCGTACGGTTTCTATCTATCCTAAAGTAATTGCCGGTTATGAGATGGATGATAGCGTTGGGTGTTCGCCCTTCACGGTGGCCTTTCAGGATACGTCAACAGGCGGTCATACCTATCAATGGGATTTTGGAGATCAGTCCTCTGGAAGTACTTCAAGTTCGCCGTCTCATACCTTTACCAACTCCGCTTTGGTGGATAGTCAGTACATTGCTCGGCTTGTGGTGACCAGTGTTTACGGTTGTGTAGACAGCATTCAGGATACGGTTTTGGTTCATCCCTTGCCCCGTGCTGAATTTGCCAGAAGCGATACCCAGGGATGCCATCCGCTACCCATTACTTTTACCAATAACTCTTTGATAGCAGACACCAATTTCTGGTATTTTGGTGATGGAACAACCTTGTTTACCAACCAATCCACGGTCTCACATACCTACACCAATTCGGGATCTGCTTCGGTGTTGCGAACGGTTGAATTAAAAGTAGAAACCCAATATGGTTGTAGAGATTCGATCGATTATACCGTTGATGTTTACCCTGAAATTATTGCAGGAACCAGTTTATCCGATACCGTTGGCTGTACAGATCTGACCGTCAATTTTTCAGATCAATCGACCGGTGCGCAGTTTTTTACCTATGATTTTGGAGACGGTACCTCGTCTAATACGGCCAATAGTAGTCATACGTATGTGAATCCTGTTTTACACGATACCACTTTTACGGTGAAGTATAATGTACGCTCCACCTATGGTTGTGAGGATTCTTTGACCCGAACTGTTTTGGTTCATCCCAGACCCGTGGCAAGCTTTAATCAAAGTGTGAGTTCCGGTTGCCATCCTTTGCCCGTATCCTTTACCAATACATCGCAAATCGCCGATACCAACTTCTGGTATTTCGGTGATGGAGATAGTTTATTTACCAACCAATCCAACATTCAACATACCTATACCAATACCGGGAGTGCTTCGATCATGAGAACGGTAGAACTAAAAGTGGAAACGGTTCATGGTTGTCGGGATTCTTTCCAGTTTTTGGTAGACGTTTATCCCGAAATTATCGCAGGATTAGGTATTTCGGATACCATGGGTTGCACCGATCTAACAGTCAATTTTACCGATAGCTCTAAAGGGGCCCAGTTCTTTACCTATTTCTACGGAGATGGAAACTCGGCACCTACTGCCAATAGCAGTCATACCTATCAGAATACGAGTTTCAATGATACTACCTACGCCATGAAGTTTCGCGTAGAATCCACCTATGGTTGTAAGGATTCAGTAGAACAGGACATTCATGTATTTCCTAAGCCTATTGCAAGTTTTACTCCGTCAACTATTAGAGGCTGTCAACCGCTGGATGTGACGTTTAACAATGCCTCGGTTTTGAACCATTTCAACACCTGGTATTTTGGGGACGGCGATACTTCTCAGTCTTCCGGAAATCCCATTCATTCCTACACCCATGCTTCTACGCTCCCGGTGACTTATGATGCTAAATTGGTGGTGGAAACTCTACGAGGGTGTAAGGACAGTAATTCTACAACGATCGAAGTATTTCCCAATATTCAAGCTGGTTTTGCCCTTTCTGATACGGCGGGATGCTCTGATTTGGCCGTGCAATTTACCAACCAGAGTTTTGGCGAAAACCAATACTTCTGGACCTTTGGTGATGGGCAAAGCGATCGGTTGAGCGATCCGAATCATTTGTTTTCCAATACGGATACACTCAACCAGACGTTTCAGGTTCAACTGAAAGTAGTCTCAGCCTATGGATGTTCCGATTCCATCACCAAAACGGTAACGGTTTATCCTCAGCCTAAAGCCTCTTTTTCCGCAACTCCTGTTGTTCAGAAATTTCCAAATTCTACCATATCGCTGGTCAACACAAGTAGCCTTGGACCATGGACTTATCAATGGAACTTTGGCGATACCAGTGTAGGATCCACTCTACGAGATCCAGCAGATTATACCTACCCAACATGGGGCGATTTTGATATCCAGTTGATCGTGGCTAATGCGAATTGCCAGGATACTGCGGTGCAAACGATAACCATTCAGCCTCCTCGTGCGGTGGTGGAATTTATTGGGTCAGGAGAGGGCTGCCGACCGTTGACAGTTTCCTTTGTCAACAAGACGATTTACGGAAAAGAATTCATTTGGAA